In a genomic window of Occallatibacter riparius:
- a CDS encoding c-type cytochrome domain-containing protein yields the protein MIVAERVTDAARGFIQRVRISTSAWLYPVGAAILLIALPFVFRLDGHAHAEWLQFFGRFHPVLLHLPIGLIVLLPVLEIAGAKRPALREAADLVLRAALALAMPTLALGYMLAYGAGDTGTTVTRHMWGANVLCIGLILCVFVRPAWAAGRQRLAYPTLLTVTLLTLTWTSHQGGSITHGSGYLTHYMPSGLRPIFGADSAESVSPDSFYARHIHPVLDAKCVSCHGASMVKGNLRLDTYDHLMRGGQDGAVVMPGKPENSMLLARVTLPSGDKHFMPAEGRTPLTSDEINWIRAWIRAGATPTAISVPGVRVIEDHPEPPPQPVGDYSQLLPEIRAMQNGVGAKLVPVSANPSDGLILRTADVASSFGDAQLAAFQKFAPYIVEAELARTAITDGGFDTLQKFTHLRALHLEGTSITGIGLAKLNALTQLTYINLSGTKVNAQSVTALKAMPHLRHVYLFNTAAQSDESSAKDLQ from the coding sequence GTGATCGTTGCTGAACGAGTGACGGACGCCGCCCGAGGATTCATTCAACGAGTTCGCATTTCGACGTCCGCATGGCTGTATCCAGTGGGCGCTGCCATTCTGCTGATAGCTCTGCCGTTTGTCTTTCGACTGGACGGGCACGCGCATGCAGAGTGGTTGCAGTTCTTCGGCCGCTTTCATCCGGTGTTGCTGCACCTACCCATCGGGCTGATCGTTTTGCTTCCCGTGCTGGAGATTGCAGGTGCAAAGCGACCCGCGCTCCGCGAGGCTGCGGACTTGGTTCTTCGCGCGGCACTTGCCCTTGCGATGCCAACGCTGGCGCTCGGCTACATGCTGGCTTATGGCGCGGGGGATACGGGCACAACCGTCACCCGGCACATGTGGGGCGCCAATGTGCTTTGCATAGGGCTGATACTCTGCGTGTTTGTGCGGCCTGCATGGGCCGCTGGCCGCCAGAGGCTCGCTTATCCCACTTTGCTCACCGTAACTCTGCTTACGCTGACCTGGACCTCGCACCAGGGCGGCTCGATCACGCACGGCAGCGGCTACCTGACGCACTATATGCCCTCCGGTCTTCGTCCCATCTTCGGTGCCGACAGCGCCGAGAGCGTGAGCCCGGATTCCTTCTACGCGCGCCACATTCATCCGGTGCTCGACGCAAAATGCGTCTCCTGTCATGGAGCGAGCATGGTCAAGGGCAATCTGCGTCTGGACACCTACGACCACCTCATGCGCGGTGGCCAGGATGGAGCCGTGGTCATGCCTGGCAAGCCTGAAAATAGCATGCTTCTTGCCCGAGTAACGCTTCCCAGCGGCGACAAGCATTTCATGCCCGCTGAGGGCCGCACGCCGCTCACGTCTGATGAAATCAACTGGATTCGGGCGTGGATTCGTGCCGGCGCAACGCCGACGGCAATAAGCGTTCCGGGCGTTCGCGTCATTGAAGATCACCCGGAGCCTCCGCCGCAGCCGGTTGGCGACTACAGCCAACTTCTTCCGGAAATCCGCGCCATGCAGAACGGCGTGGGAGCAAAGCTGGTTCCGGTGTCGGCAAACCCATCAGACGGCTTGATACTTCGCACTGCGGATGTCGCGTCGTCTTTCGGAGATGCGCAGCTCGCAGCCTTTCAGAAGTTCGCGCCCTACATTGTGGAGGCGGAGCTAGCTCGTACTGCAATCACCGACGGCGGCTTCGACACGCTCCAGAAATTCACGCACCTGCGGGCGTTGCATCTTGAGGGCACATCTATCACTGGTATCGGACTCGCAAAACTCAACGCGCTGACCCAGCTCACGTACATCAATCTGAGCGGGACGAAAGTGAACGCACAATCCGTCACCGCTCTGAAAGCCATGCCGCACCTGCGCCACGTCTACCTGTTCAATACGGCCGCGCAGAGTGATGAATCCTCGGCGAAGGACCTGCAATGA
- a CDS encoding NHL repeat-containing protein, whose amino-acid sequence MKQDRNQTSRRAFLAAIGATTIATASPANSQAKASDMHAPPQLLVTGNGEWTYEVVSDWGALPAGISFGGTHGAIAHDNAGNIYVSTQSATGILVYSPEGRLLKTIAGAYPEVHSMVHAEENGTEFFYTTVQKGTPEENWLFVKMKLDGTPVLKITAPREAGFKAPNEWRLTAAVPAPDGSIFIANGYGDSRIFRFDRKGNFLRSYSGKGSDPGLLNCSHGLTLDTRYDQPLLLVCDRENRRLCHFDLEGKYVDTITQHLRRPCQVSLHGDYAIVSELEGRVTVLDRDNVPVAFLGDNPDKTQWANYDLAPKTIARATFSAAHGCFIDHNANIYISDWNHTGRVTKCKRRAA is encoded by the coding sequence ATGAAGCAAGATCGAAATCAAACCTCCCGGCGCGCATTTCTCGCCGCAATCGGAGCCACCACAATCGCCACAGCGAGTCCAGCGAACTCGCAAGCAAAGGCATCGGACATGCACGCACCACCGCAGCTTCTCGTTACCGGTAATGGTGAATGGACTTACGAAGTAGTTTCGGACTGGGGTGCGCTGCCTGCCGGCATATCGTTCGGCGGCACGCATGGCGCCATTGCGCACGATAATGCCGGCAACATTTACGTCAGCACGCAAAGCGCGACAGGCATCCTTGTCTACAGCCCCGAGGGGCGGCTGCTAAAGACGATCGCAGGCGCCTATCCTGAAGTGCACTCAATGGTGCACGCCGAAGAAAACGGAACAGAGTTCTTCTACACCACAGTGCAGAAAGGCACGCCCGAAGAGAACTGGCTGTTCGTCAAAATGAAGCTGGATGGCACGCCTGTCCTCAAGATTACGGCGCCGCGCGAAGCAGGATTCAAGGCGCCCAATGAGTGGCGGCTCACCGCTGCCGTTCCCGCGCCTGATGGCTCCATCTTCATCGCCAATGGCTATGGCGACTCGCGGATCTTTCGTTTCGATCGCAAAGGAAATTTCCTGCGAAGCTATTCGGGGAAAGGATCCGATCCGGGCCTGCTGAACTGCAGCCATGGACTGACGCTCGATACTCGTTACGACCAGCCGCTACTGCTGGTTTGCGACCGTGAGAATCGTCGTCTTTGCCACTTCGATCTGGAAGGAAAGTACGTCGACACGATCACACAACATCTTCGACGGCCTTGCCAGGTCAGTTTGCATGGCGACTATGCCATCGTGTCCGAGTTGGAAGGCCGCGTAACTGTGCTCGATCGCGATAACGTGCCGGTGGCATTTCTCGGCGACAATCCCGACAAGACGCAGTGGGCCAACTACGACCTCGCCCCGAAGACGATCGCTCGCGCCACGTTCAGCGCAGCACACGGCTGCTTCATCGACCACAATGCCAATATCTACATATCTGACTGGAATCACACTGGCCGCGTCACAAAGTGCAAGAGACGTGCTGCTTAA
- a CDS encoding YncE family protein, giving the protein MEAPHSGLINNAGAAFNPATGKSYVVDSDGSSVEISNDRTGTTQSVKVGAHPVSVAVDSRNGRAYIVNAGDGTVSVLDGETNKVVATEQVGDHPYSIASDSTAGRIYVTRTYSNQLMVIDAATNQVSSIEAGSPDLLVVDQKSHTVYLLSYEMGDLLILNGVTREITRTSVGMHAWGMTINQKTGTVYIAKIGEGRLAAIEAGSTQPIYIETGGIPCALAVNERTNTIYVADYSGNSIRVISGDKKKLIATIPVGSRPEAVTVDADHDRVYIANTSGARISVIDGVANRMLRTEPAGAAPYVITVNPAFRKVHAAALGAKGSVNLQDY; this is encoded by the coding sequence GTGGAAGCGCCGCATAGCGGCTTGATCAATAACGCGGGCGCGGCTTTCAATCCCGCGACTGGAAAGAGCTACGTCGTCGATAGTGACGGCAGTAGCGTCGAGATCAGCAACGATCGCACCGGAACGACGCAATCGGTGAAGGTCGGCGCTCATCCTGTCTCCGTTGCGGTCGATTCACGGAATGGCCGCGCGTACATCGTGAATGCCGGCGATGGAACGGTGAGCGTTCTGGATGGGGAGACCAACAAAGTAGTAGCGACCGAGCAAGTTGGCGATCATCCCTATTCCATTGCGTCCGATTCGACTGCCGGCAGGATCTACGTAACGCGCACCTACAGCAATCAACTCATGGTCATCGATGCTGCCACTAACCAGGTGAGCAGCATCGAGGCGGGCTCGCCCGATCTGCTGGTAGTTGATCAGAAGTCGCACACGGTCTACCTTCTCAGTTACGAGATGGGCGATCTTCTAATTCTGAACGGCGTCACTCGTGAAATCACCCGGACTTCGGTCGGAATGCATGCTTGGGGCATGACAATCAATCAGAAGACCGGCACCGTGTACATCGCCAAGATCGGAGAAGGCCGGCTTGCCGCGATCGAGGCGGGATCAACTCAACCCATCTATATCGAAACCGGCGGCATCCCTTGCGCCCTGGCTGTCAACGAGCGCACCAACACGATTTACGTTGCGGACTATTCGGGAAACTCCATTCGCGTGATATCGGGCGACAAGAAGAAGCTTATCGCCACAATTCCCGTGGGCTCGCGACCTGAAGCTGTGACTGTCGATGCTGATCACGATCGCGTCTACATTGCAAATACCAGCGGCGCGAGAATCAGTGTGATCGACGGAGTTGCAAACCGGATGTTGAGAACCGAACCTGCGGGTGCGGCTCCCTATGTAATTACCGTGAATCCGGCTTTCCGGAAGGTGCATGCAGCGGCACTGGGGGCGAAGGGGTCTGTGAATCTCCAGGATTACTGA
- a CDS encoding ThuA domain-containing protein — translation MFKARLCRSYAFLLAAILLISTVGLGQSASAKFHVVAIAEAGGIHKPFVDAAKIWLAQESKIDGFTVDYIENTDLIDDAFLSRYQLFIQLNYPPYAWKPAAVEAFRRYIELGRGGWIGFHHATLLGEFDGYSMWPWFSSFMGGIRFTNYIPGFASATVKVEEPTHPVMKGVPTQFLVNDEEWYTWDKSPRPNVRVLASVDEHTYSPDSATRMGDHPVIWSNEHMKARNVYIFMGHHAELFQNPSFTTIFHNAILWAAHR, via the coding sequence TTGTTTAAGGCAAGGTTGTGCCGATCGTACGCATTTCTTCTAGCTGCAATTCTCCTTATATCGACTGTCGGCCTGGGGCAGTCTGCTTCCGCCAAATTTCATGTTGTTGCGATCGCTGAAGCGGGCGGTATTCACAAGCCCTTTGTGGACGCCGCCAAAATCTGGCTCGCTCAGGAATCCAAGATTGACGGTTTCACCGTCGATTACATTGAGAACACCGATCTGATTGACGATGCCTTCCTCTCGCGATATCAATTGTTCATTCAGCTGAACTATCCCCCTTACGCGTGGAAACCCGCAGCCGTAGAGGCGTTCCGAAGATATATCGAACTAGGCCGCGGCGGTTGGATTGGATTTCATCACGCGACATTGCTGGGCGAGTTTGACGGGTACTCGATGTGGCCCTGGTTTTCGTCCTTCATGGGAGGCATCCGCTTCACCAACTACATTCCAGGTTTCGCCAGCGCCACGGTCAAGGTTGAAGAGCCAACGCATCCGGTGATGAAGGGAGTACCCACACAATTCCTTGTGAATGATGAGGAGTGGTACACCTGGGACAAGTCGCCGCGGCCCAACGTTCGCGTGCTCGCGAGCGTCGACGAGCACACCTACAGTCCCGACTCCGCTACGAGGATGGGCGATCATCCCGTGATCTGGAGCAATGAGCACATGAAAGCCCGCAACGTGTATATCTTCATGGGACACCATGCTGAGCTGTTCCAGAACCCGAGCTTCACGACCATTTTTCACAATGCGATTCTTTGGGCGGCGCATCGATGA
- a CDS encoding DUF1501 domain-containing protein, whose product MKQHPLCSDCEPELDITQLPIPAGLKREWSAVETRRRFLGRSGKVLGWAALASLFGEAALRGHGADAKNPALATRNNLGLPHFAPKAKRAIYLFMSGGPPQMDLLDYKPNLASQFNKDIPNSVRGNQQLTGMTAGQSRFPIAPSHWGFKQYGQTGTWVSDLLPYTARMIDDLTIVKSVNTDAINHEPAIMFINTGNMNPGKPCLGSWLAYGLGSMNDNLPTFVVLQTKTNPKENNQPVSSRLWSSGFLSSEYAGVGLRSGGDPVLYLADPDGVDREVRRKMLDAVEQINRQTLADVGDPETNARIAQYEMAFRMQSSVPELTDLSKEPQSTWDLYGPEARVPGTFAYNCLLARRMAERNVRFVQVYKRGWDVHGDLVGTLPILCQETDRPCYALVTDLKRRGLLDDTLVIWAGEFGRTVYSQGGLSADNYGRDHHPRCFTTWMVGGGVKPGITYGETDDYSYNVVKDPVHVRNFNATILACLGIDHNRLTYDFQGLDQRLTGPAPAYVVKGLLA is encoded by the coding sequence ATGAAACAGCATCCGCTGTGTAGCGATTGCGAACCTGAACTCGACATTACGCAGCTTCCAATTCCCGCCGGCCTCAAGCGCGAATGGTCTGCTGTGGAGACGCGGAGGAGATTTCTCGGCCGCTCCGGCAAAGTCTTGGGGTGGGCTGCGCTCGCCAGCCTTTTTGGCGAAGCTGCTCTGCGCGGTCACGGCGCTGACGCGAAGAATCCGGCACTTGCGACGCGCAACAACCTGGGCCTGCCGCACTTCGCACCGAAGGCTAAGCGCGCAATTTATCTATTCATGTCGGGCGGTCCGCCGCAGATGGATCTGCTCGACTACAAGCCAAATCTAGCGTCGCAATTCAACAAAGACATTCCCAATTCAGTGCGCGGGAACCAGCAACTCACCGGCATGACCGCCGGGCAATCGCGCTTCCCTATCGCGCCGTCGCATTGGGGATTCAAACAATACGGCCAGACCGGCACGTGGGTTAGCGACCTCCTGCCCTACACAGCGCGAATGATCGACGATCTCACGATCGTTAAGTCAGTGAACACAGATGCGATCAATCACGAACCCGCGATCATGTTCATCAACACAGGGAACATGAATCCCGGCAAACCGTGCCTGGGCTCGTGGCTCGCTTACGGACTGGGCAGCATGAATGACAACCTGCCGACGTTCGTCGTGCTGCAGACCAAGACAAATCCGAAAGAGAACAATCAGCCGGTCTCGTCGCGCCTGTGGAGCAGCGGGTTCCTGTCCAGTGAATATGCGGGCGTGGGGCTTCGCTCTGGCGGCGATCCTGTTCTCTATCTCGCAGATCCGGACGGGGTGGATCGCGAGGTGCGCCGCAAGATGCTGGACGCGGTGGAGCAGATCAATCGACAGACACTCGCCGATGTTGGCGATCCTGAGACGAACGCCCGCATCGCCCAGTACGAGATGGCATTTCGTATGCAGTCGTCGGTACCTGAGCTTACGGATTTGAGCAAGGAGCCGCAATCAACTTGGGATCTGTACGGGCCCGAAGCAAGGGTGCCCGGGACCTTCGCATACAACTGTCTGCTGGCGCGCCGCATGGCCGAGCGCAATGTGCGCTTCGTACAGGTGTACAAGCGTGGGTGGGATGTTCACGGCGACCTTGTGGGCACTCTGCCTATCCTTTGCCAGGAGACCGACCGCCCCTGCTACGCGCTCGTCACGGATCTCAAGCGGAGGGGCCTGCTCGACGATACGCTCGTCATCTGGGCCGGTGAATTCGGACGCACGGTCTATAGCCAGGGCGGGCTCAGCGCCGACAACTACGGCCGCGATCATCACCCGCGATGCTTCACCACCTGGATGGTGGGCGGGGGCGTGAAGCCGGGCATCACGTACGGCGAAACGGACGACTACAGCTACAACGTCGTGAAGGATCCGGTGCACGTACGCAACTTCAACGCGACGATCCTGGCGTGCCTTGGCATTGATCACAACCGGCTCACATACGATTTTCAAGGCCTTGATCAGAGACTTACTGGCCCCGCCCCCGCGTACGTGGTCAAAGGACTCCTTGCGTGA